One segment of Salvia splendens isolate huo1 chromosome 20, SspV2, whole genome shotgun sequence DNA contains the following:
- the LOC121781518 gene encoding splicing factor U2AF 35 kDa subunit-like protein: MTWKQKKDLENKKVVSLGGKRAILGRFGAYSSSSSKKVPERKPAEDRILKSMQGDFRKGFLNIGHLLKPSAPEASNYKGRHPTGKGKKNKDGKKRHGKRKGGGGGGGGGGGGKRRH, encoded by the exons ATGACATGGAAACAGAAAAAAGACTTGGAGAATAAGAAGGTAGTGTCACTCGGTGGAAAG AGAGCTATACTTGGAAGGTTTGGGGCCTACAGTAGCAGTAGTTCCAAGAAGGTGCCAGAGAGGAAACCAGCAGAGGATAGAATTCTAAAGTCGATGCAAGGTGATTTCAGAAAGGGGTTTCTCAACATCGGGCATCTGTTGAAGCCCTCAGCCCCTGAAGCCTCTAACTACAAGGGCAGGCACCCTACAGGTAAAGGGAAGAAGAATAAAGATGGCAAGAAACGTCATGGCAAGAGaaagggtggtggtggtggaggtggaggtggtggtggtggtaagAGGCGTCACTAG
- the LOC121781936 gene encoding ribosome-binding factor PSRP1, chloroplastic-like, whose translation MQLRPSVKSYVEEKLGKAVQKHSHLVREVDVRLSISGGQVGKGPKVRRCEVTLFTKKHGVVRAEEYAESLYGSIDLVSSIIQRKLRKIKDKDSDHGRHMKDFDTLKVRYPGALLVAEDIEAVPDEADEADAVGIQGEGVEEEEIVINEIFRTKYFDMPPLTVSEAVEQLENLDHDFYGFRNEETGEINIVYKRRAGGYGLIIPKQNGETEKLEPVVVESTSS comes from the exons ATGCAGCTGCGTCCCTCTGTGAAGAGTTATGTGGAAGAGAAGTTAGGTAAGGCAGTGCAAAAGCATAGCCATTTAGTGAGGGAAGTCGATGTCAGGTTGTCCATCAGTGGTGGACAGGTAGGGAAAGGCCCAAAAGTGCGAAGGTGTGAG GTTACTTTGTTCACTAAGAAACATGGAGTGGTTCGAGCAGAAGAATATGCTGAGTCGCTCTATGGGAGCATAGATTTGGTTTCTTCCATTATCCAGAGAAAGTTAAGGAAGATCAAGGATAAAGACTCAGACCATGGTCGCCATATGAAGGACTTCGACACGCTCAAGGTTAGGTATCCCGGTGCACTCTTGGTTGCTGAGGATATTGAGGCGGTACCCGATGAAGCAGATGAGGCTGATGCAGTGGGAATTCAGGGTGAAGGAGTTGAAGAGGAAGAAATCGTCATTAATGAG ATTTTTCGCACAAAGTACTTCGATATGCCCCCTCTGACTGTTAGTGAGGCAGTCGAGCAGCTGGAAAACCTCGATCATGACTTCTATGGCTTTCGCAATGAAGAAACTG GTGAGATCAACATAGTCTACAAACGGAGAGCCGGGGGATACGGTCTCATCATCCCTAAACAAAACGGTGAAACAGAGAAACTGGAGCCTGTGGTCGTTGAGTCGACATCGAGCTGA
- the LOC121781519 gene encoding uncharacterized protein LOC121781519 has protein sequence MNFVFLVKQPPKKQRLPLSVARVSMKNQKDREEQLLQERAILGRFGAYSSSSSMKVPERKPVEDRILKSMQGKGKKKKDGKKSHGKRKGGGGGGGGGGKRRH, from the exons ATGAACTTTGTGTTTCTTGTTAAACAACCTCCAAAGAAACAGAGGTTACCTCTTAGTGTTGCTAGAGTTTCAATGAAGAATCAAAAGGATAGAGAAGAACAACTGCTTCAAGAG AGAGCTATACTTGGAAGGTTTGGAGCCTACAGTAGCAGTAGTTCCATGAAGGTGCCAGAGAGGAAACCAGTAGAGGATAGAATTCTGAAGTCGATGCAAG gtaaagggaagaagaagaaagatggcaaGAAAAGTCATGGCAAGAGaaagggtggtggtggtggaggtggtggtggtggtaagAGGCGTCACTAG
- the LOC121781520 gene encoding uncharacterized protein LOC121781520 — translation MTMKGKGTKRESSSSNLDSQEPRMDIKSILKDIEFLGSSHMTWKQKKELENKKVVSLGGKKQRLPLSVARVSMKNQKDREEQLLQERAILGRFGAYSSSSSMKVPERKPAEDRILKSMQGDFRKGVLNIGHLFKPSAPETSNYKGKLLTGKGKKKKDGKKSHGKRKGGGGGGGGGGKRRH, via the exons ATGACTATGAAGGGGAAAGGAACGAAAAGGGAATCTTCATCCTCCAATTTGGATTCCCAGGAACCTAGAATGGACATCAAGTCCATCCTGAAAGATATTGAATTTTTGG GTTCCTCACACATGACATGGAAACAGAAAAAGGAATTGGAGAATAAGAAGGTAGTGTCACTCGGTGGAAAG AAACAGAGGTTACCTCTTAGTGTTGCTAGAGTTTCAATGAAGAATCAAAAGGATAGAGAAGAACAACTGCTTCAAGAG AGAGCTATACTTGGAAGGTTTGGAGCCTACAGTAGCAGTAGTTCCATGAAGGTGCCAGAGAGGAAACCAGCAGAGGACAGAATTCTGAAGTCGATGCAAGGCGATTTCAGAAAGGGGGTTCTCAACATTGGGCATCTGTTTAAGCCCTCAGCCCCTGAAACCTCTAACTACAAGGGCAAGCTCCTTACAGgtaaagggaagaagaagaaagatggcaaGAAAAGTCATGGCAAGAGaaagggtggtggtggtggaggtggtggtggtggtaagAGGCGTCACTAG
- the LOC121781521 gene encoding ribosome-binding factor PSRP1, chloroplastic-like, with product MATAESALLSLIQYFCAGIRACGDEDLRWRRHRLKMQLHPSVKSYVEEKLGKAVQKHRHLVREVDVRLSIRGGEVGKGPKVRRCEVTLFTKKHGVVRAEEYAESLYGSIDLVSSIIQRKLRKIREKDSDHGCHMKDIDTLKVRYPGALLAAEDIEAVPDEADEADAVGIQGEGVEEEEIVINEIVRTKYFDMPPLTVSEAVEQLENLDHDFYGFHNEETGELNIVYKRRAGGYGLIIPKQNGETEKLEPVVVESTSS from the exons ATGGCAACGGCGGAATCTGCTTTACTTTCACTTATTCAGTATTTCTGCGCAGGAATCAGGGCTTGTGGAGATGAAGACTTAAGATGGCGGCGGCACAG ATTGAAAATGCAGCTGCATCCCTCTGTGAAGAGTTATGTGGAAGAGAAGTTAGGTAAGGCAGTGCAAAAGCATAGACATTTAGTGAGGGAAGTCGATGTCAGGTTGTCCATCCGTGGTGGAGAGGTAGGGAAAGGCCCAAAAGTGCGAAGGTGTGAG GTTACTTTGTTCACTAAGAAACATGGAGTGGTTCGAGCAGAAGAATATGCCGAGTCGCTCTATGGGAGCATAGATTTGGTTTCTTCCATTATCCAGAGAAAGTTGAGGAAGATAAGGGAGAAAGACTCGGACCATGGTTGCCATATGAAGGACATCGACACGCTCAAGGTTAGGTATCCCGGTGCACTCTTGGCTGCTGAGGATATTGAGGCGGTACCCGATGAAGCAGATGAGGCTGATGCAGTGGGAATTCAGGGTGAAGGAGTTGAAGAGGAAGAAATTGTCATTAATGAG attgttcggACAAAATACTTCGATATGCCCCCTCTGACTGTTAGTGAGGCAGTCGAGCAGCTGGAAAACCTCGATCATGACTTCTATGGCTTTCACAATGAAGAAACTG GTGAGCTCAACATAGTCTACAAACGGAGAGCCGGGGGATACGGTCTCATCATCCCTAAACAAAACGGTGAAACAGAGAAACTGGAGCCTGTGGTCGTTGAGTCGACATCGAGCTGA